The Streptomyces camelliae genome window below encodes:
- a CDS encoding amidohydrolase family protein, with product MVAARRELTRLAAAEGIAGVAVPPVVDSRSYDRGVPREVLGVAAELGLSVLVHPMQLPRPERDHHYLVNLIGNPVETTTAVAAVILGGVLEELPDLRICFGHGGGGAPSLLGRWGHGWRSRDDVHRGTARPPAESFTLLHFDTITHDPEVLRLLRIHASPDRIVCGSTTPSTWRSPTRSDSRSAMGSTPRRRRRTAAGSSG from the coding sequence GTGGTCGCCGCCCGGCGGGAGCTGACCCGGCTCGCCGCCGCGGAAGGCATCGCAGGCGTCGCCGTCCCACCCGTGGTCGACAGCCGGTCCTACGACCGTGGCGTGCCACGGGAGGTCCTCGGCGTCGCCGCCGAACTGGGCCTGTCCGTCCTGGTCCACCCGATGCAACTGCCGCGCCCCGAACGGGACCACCACTACCTGGTCAACCTCATCGGCAATCCGGTGGAGACCACGACCGCCGTGGCCGCCGTCATCCTGGGCGGCGTCCTCGAAGAACTCCCGGACCTGCGGATCTGCTTCGGCCACGGCGGAGGCGGTGCACCCTCCCTGCTGGGACGGTGGGGCCACGGCTGGCGCTCCCGCGACGACGTTCACCGGGGAACCGCCCGTCCCCCCGCGGAGTCCTTCACCCTCCTCCACTTCGACACGATCACCCACGATCCGGAGGTCCTGAGGCTACTGCGCATCCACGCCTCGCCCGACCGGATCGTCTGCGGCAGTACTACCCCTTCGACATGGCGCAGCCCGACCCGGTCGGATTCCCGCTCGGCCATGGGATCGACGCCGCGACGCCGGAGGCGAACGGCCGCCGGTTCCTCGGGCTGA
- a CDS encoding aquaporin has protein sequence MPLVPWPAGFLICAAIALQGATTGGSESPARQFGPTVVSGQFGFLWVYPQAPVVDSAIAAAVLNRAHRRHAVLTHRLCGTHADGSAAFHEQA, from the coding sequence GTGCCGCTGGTTCCCTGGCCGGCCGGCTTCCTGATCTGCGCGGCGATCGCCCTGCAGGGCGCCACCACCGGAGGATCGGAAAGCCCGGCACGCCAGTTCGGGCCGACTGTGGTCTCCGGACAGTTCGGTTTCCTGTGGGTCTACCCACAGGCCCCCGTGGTGGACTCCGCGATCGCGGCCGCCGTCCTGAACAGGGCGCACCGCCGTCACGCCGTCCTCACCCACCGGCTCTGCGGCACCCACGCCGACGGCTCCGCCGCTTTCCACGAGCAGGCGTGA
- a CDS encoding glyoxalase: MKKPKAMVRLLPTLLLVVAVGGFAAPPSAQSRNAAAVLPDATTTAVGPQYDTTHVYVTPGAMDAFVTSWEATFGGTNTAKVITDVTPTPSKTASELVLSPVGTLSVFDFRTPVPYPFGAERTGWLMSDFGKGVRLARASGADVVVAPFKDPIGRDTVVQFPGGVNAQLYWHIKAPSYAPLKTVPDNRVYLTGDSASAFLRSYLRFTGGRIVSDDGAADGGRIGMPGEAYRRITISSPFGNTVVSVTDGHLPYPFGRETTGYAVKDLTSTLRKAEAAGAKVLWGPYTSRGRTSAMVQFPGGYVAELHQGDDR; encoded by the coding sequence ATGAAGAAGCCCAAGGCGATGGTGCGGTTGCTGCCGACGTTACTGCTGGTCGTGGCCGTTGGGGGATTCGCGGCTCCGCCGTCGGCCCAGAGCCGGAATGCCGCCGCCGTGCTTCCGGACGCGACGACCACGGCGGTCGGTCCGCAGTACGACACCACACACGTCTATGTCACCCCCGGCGCGATGGACGCGTTCGTCACCAGCTGGGAGGCGACCTTCGGCGGAACAAACACAGCCAAGGTGATCACGGATGTCACACCGACGCCCAGCAAGACCGCGTCGGAACTCGTTCTCTCGCCTGTCGGCACCCTGTCCGTCTTCGACTTCCGGACGCCGGTCCCCTACCCGTTCGGCGCCGAGCGCACCGGCTGGCTCATGAGCGACTTCGGCAAGGGCGTGCGGCTGGCCCGGGCGAGCGGAGCGGACGTCGTCGTCGCGCCCTTCAAGGACCCCATCGGACGGGACACGGTCGTCCAGTTCCCGGGCGGCGTCAACGCCCAGCTGTACTGGCACATCAAGGCTCCGTCCTACGCGCCGCTGAAGACCGTGCCGGACAACCGCGTCTACCTGACAGGAGACTCGGCGAGCGCGTTCCTCAGGTCGTACCTGCGGTTCACCGGTGGCCGGATCGTCTCGGACGACGGGGCCGCCGACGGTGGGCGGATCGGTATGCCCGGCGAGGCGTACCGCCGCATCACCATCAGCTCCCCCTTCGGCAACACGGTGGTCAGCGTGACCGATGGGCACCTGCCGTACCCGTTCGGGCGGGAGACCACAGGCTACGCGGTCAAGGACCTCACCTCGACCCTGCGCAAGGCCGAGGCCGCCGGCGCGAAGGTGCTCTGGGGCCCCTACACCTCGCGGGGCCGCACCAGCGCGATGGTGCAGTTCCCCGGCGGCTACGTGGCCGAACTCCACCAGGGCGACGACCGCTGA
- a CDS encoding ATP-binding cassette domain-containing protein — protein sequence MTAFRLLWTAADHRARRDLLFAAVLAGSAELCSAGLLGVSGWFLTSCAVVTAQANTTWSWMYPSGTVRALALGRTGLRYSERLVSHGALLGATVSLRSRLVRAAATVPARELRTHRDGVLMGRLTNDVGAVGGMAGQVVPPLAGIGLTAAVVVALLMTASWPSGAAELLLLAFSAATAVTGERRTRGHQQTAAEAWATARTALLSARSALPELRCLEAVDLVRDQVAHAVRRARRAETAAESLMRRSKLLLRLLAVAGQTAVLVLALAGPAFTQPAADAIGEVLLVAAAYELMETLPHVLRDHGLATDAALRLTALAKRALPDEPSNVSPRRSPLAGAAGAALVARHVPVGVGDDRSRWSAVIEPGGVVLVTGPNGSGKSTLLETLAGLISPAAPRSVLLDGVPVESLSAHAIADSLTLVEAEDWIADATIADNLRQAAPDADDDTLRAALAAAALEQLPLDTPTGPLGHALSQGQRRRLVIARAVLRTPTVLLLDEPTAGLDAPTAVRMLTGVRRALPDSALVIALPDRHDDLVPFAATHTLRLSAATLSSRG from the coding sequence GTGACTGCGTTCAGGCTGCTGTGGACGGCGGCGGACCACCGGGCACGCCGCGACCTGCTGTTCGCAGCGGTGCTCGCCGGGAGCGCCGAACTGTGTTCCGCCGGCCTGTTGGGGGTGTCGGGTTGGTTCCTGACCTCCTGCGCGGTGGTCACCGCACAGGCGAACACCACCTGGTCGTGGATGTATCCCTCGGGGACGGTCCGCGCTCTCGCCCTGGGCCGCACCGGTCTGCGCTACTCGGAGCGTCTGGTCAGCCATGGCGCTCTGCTCGGTGCGACCGTCTCGCTGCGTTCACGGCTGGTCCGCGCGGCGGCCACTGTGCCGGCACGCGAACTGCGCACCCACCGTGACGGCGTCCTGATGGGCCGGCTCACCAACGACGTCGGCGCGGTGGGCGGGATGGCCGGTCAGGTCGTCCCGCCGCTGGCCGGGATCGGCCTGACCGCCGCCGTCGTCGTCGCTCTGCTGATGACGGCCAGTTGGCCGTCGGGTGCGGCCGAACTGCTGCTGCTCGCGTTCTCCGCAGCCACGGCAGTGACCGGAGAGCGGCGGACCCGTGGCCATCAGCAAACGGCCGCAGAAGCGTGGGCCACTGCCCGCACCGCGCTGCTCAGCGCGCGCTCGGCTCTTCCGGAACTGCGCTGCCTGGAAGCGGTCGACCTGGTCCGCGATCAGGTCGCGCACGCTGTCCGCCGGGCCCGGCGGGCCGAGACCGCGGCCGAGTCGCTGATGCGCAGGTCCAAGCTGCTGCTGCGACTGCTGGCCGTGGCCGGCCAGACAGCGGTCCTGGTCCTGGCGCTGGCCGGTCCTGCCTTCACGCAGCCGGCTGCCGACGCCATCGGAGAGGTGCTGCTGGTCGCGGCCGCGTACGAGCTGATGGAGACGCTCCCTCACGTGCTCCGTGACCACGGCCTGGCCACCGACGCCGCTCTGCGGCTGACGGCCCTGGCGAAACGCGCCCTCCCGGACGAGCCGTCGAACGTGTCGCCGCGGAGGTCGCCGCTCGCGGGCGCGGCAGGGGCGGCCCTGGTGGCCCGCCACGTGCCCGTGGGTGTCGGCGACGACCGCAGCCGGTGGTCCGCGGTGATCGAGCCCGGCGGCGTCGTCCTGGTCACCGGACCCAACGGCAGCGGCAAAAGCACCCTGCTGGAGACTCTGGCGGGGCTCATCTCCCCCGCCGCTCCCCGGTCGGTGCTGCTCGACGGGGTCCCCGTCGAGTCCCTGTCCGCCCATGCGATCGCCGATTCGCTCACCCTCGTCGAGGCAGAGGACTGGATCGCCGACGCGACCATCGCCGACAACCTCCGGCAGGCCGCGCCGGACGCGGACGACGACACACTTCGGGCCGCGCTGGCGGCCGCGGCCCTGGAACAGTTGCCTCTCGACACCCCGACGGGCCCGCTGGGCCATGCGCTCTCGCAGGGCCAGCGACGCCGCCTGGTGATCGCGAGAGCGGTCCTGCGGACACCGACGGTCCTCCTGCTCGACGAACCGACGGCCGGCCTCGACGCGCCTACGGCGGTACGGATGCTGACGGGCGTGCGTCGCGCCCTGCCGGACAGCGCCCTGGTGATCGCCCTACCGGACCGGCACGACGACCTGGTCCCCTTCGCCGCCACCCACACCCTGCGGTTGAGCGCTGCGACCTTGAGCAGCCGTGGGTAG
- a CDS encoding ABC transporter ATP-binding protein/permease — translation MTVTDIADHLDRLGRDDEGQQRAAGLLTRWAAVGEPAFRRAGALRGLAAAGHVLWAAGLGRTAQAALQPPHGGVALAQVLSGAALVAVGLLLRAVLLAAADRVAEDGAGAVQDHLRARLLLAALPSTGTPAEEVSDAALGEALDSEVGRLSPWLTTYVPARRAMLLGSGIILTAVLAGNWAVALILVLATPLLPFNLKVIGMGTRAAVHAQLTATRKLSTHLLDQLRGLPTLVGLGAGAEAVRATEAADRELARRTNAVLRVAFLSTAWIELLITVAMAVVATYCGLALLGYLDLPVVPSTMSLGTALFVLVLTPAYFAPARELARGYHARAEASAAAELIAGIIDRAPVAPVGGRAARVPAVRRPSLPSPAGVLLEEVTVRYPGRDDVALDDVTLALRPGSIVAISGPSGAGKTTLLSVAAGLREPDRGRCLHTVGSTPLPASPTMTAWAGQPSYLLPGTLRDNLLLARRDADDEQLTAAIAALGFEDLLAALPQGLATPVGERGWGLSSGQTQQLVLVRALLHDTPLLCLDEPSAHLDPDGEARVIGAVRTLARTRTVLLTTHSPALLEIADDIVQLSQGRASRTRETR, via the coding sequence GTGACAGTGACCGACATCGCCGACCACCTCGACCGGCTCGGCCGGGACGACGAAGGGCAGCAGCGGGCGGCCGGACTGCTCACTCGATGGGCGGCGGTCGGCGAACCCGCGTTCCGGCGTGCCGGTGCCCTGCGCGGGCTGGCGGCCGCGGGTCATGTGCTGTGGGCGGCGGGGCTGGGCCGGACGGCTCAGGCCGCGCTGCAGCCCCCGCACGGGGGTGTGGCCCTGGCTCAGGTGCTCTCCGGTGCGGCTCTGGTCGCCGTCGGGCTGCTGTTGCGCGCGGTTCTGCTCGCGGCGGCCGACCGGGTCGCCGAGGACGGGGCGGGCGCCGTTCAGGATCACCTGCGCGCTCGCCTTCTCCTGGCCGCACTCCCGTCCACGGGCACGCCCGCCGAGGAGGTGTCCGACGCCGCTCTCGGCGAGGCGCTGGACAGCGAGGTGGGCCGCCTGAGCCCATGGCTGACGACGTACGTCCCGGCCCGGCGGGCGATGCTGCTGGGCAGCGGCATCATCCTGACCGCTGTCCTGGCCGGCAACTGGGCCGTCGCACTGATCCTGGTGCTGGCGACCCCGCTGCTGCCGTTCAATCTCAAGGTGATCGGCATGGGCACCCGTGCCGCCGTGCACGCCCAGCTCACCGCGACCCGGAAGCTGAGCACCCATCTGCTGGACCAGCTGCGCGGACTGCCCACGCTCGTCGGCCTCGGGGCCGGTGCGGAAGCGGTACGCGCGACCGAGGCAGCCGACAGGGAACTGGCCAGGCGTACCAACGCCGTACTACGGGTCGCCTTCCTCTCGACCGCCTGGATCGAGCTCCTCATCACCGTGGCCATGGCTGTCGTCGCCACGTACTGCGGGCTCGCCCTGCTCGGCTACCTCGACCTGCCGGTGGTCCCCTCCACCATGAGCCTGGGCACCGCGCTGTTCGTCCTCGTCCTGACCCCGGCGTACTTCGCGCCCGCCCGGGAACTCGCCCGCGGCTACCACGCCCGCGCAGAGGCCTCCGCGGCGGCCGAGCTGATCGCGGGGATCATCGACCGGGCTCCGGTCGCACCGGTCGGCGGACGCGCGGCCCGCGTGCCCGCCGTGCGCCGTCCGAGTCTGCCGAGCCCGGCCGGTGTGCTCCTGGAGGAGGTGACGGTCCGGTACCCGGGTCGCGACGACGTCGCCCTGGACGACGTCACGCTGGCCCTGCGGCCGGGTTCCATCGTGGCCATCAGCGGGCCCAGCGGCGCAGGAAAGACCACCCTGCTCTCCGTGGCGGCAGGTCTGCGCGAACCGGACCGCGGGCGGTGCCTGCACACCGTCGGTTCCACGCCCCTGCCCGCCTCACCGACCATGACGGCATGGGCCGGACAGCCCTCCTACCTCCTCCCGGGCACACTGCGCGACAACCTGCTGCTGGCCCGGCGCGACGCCGACGACGAGCAACTGACCGCGGCGATCGCGGCACTGGGCTTCGAGGACCTGCTGGCCGCACTCCCCCAGGGACTGGCGACCCCCGTCGGCGAGCGCGGCTGGGGGCTGTCCTCCGGGCAGACGCAGCAACTGGTCCTGGTCCGGGCGCTGCTCCACGACACTCCCCTGCTGTGTCTGGACGAACCCAGCGCCCATCTGGACCCGGACGGCGAGGCGCGTGTCATCGGCGCCGTCCGGACGCTCGCGCGCACCCGCACCGTGCTGCTGACGACGCACAGCCCGGCACTCCTCGAAATCGCCGACGACATCGTGCAGTTGAGCCAGGGACGGGCGTCCCGGACCAGGGAGACACGGTGA
- a CDS encoding cytochrome d ubiquinol oxidase subunit II produces MLEYASYALVLLALGAYVLLDGYDLGIGILSLLDRSDQRRKEYSELIATAWDANESWIILAGVVLWAGLPGVYATVLPGVYLPLIVMLLAIVLRGTAIELQSAASGYRHGWGLVFGLASLVATLCQGLVIGAVLSGLPHRGGVFTGGTWDWLTPYSVLCALGLVTVYLLAGAAWLQDKTTGTAHARAGRLGRPLILAVAVAGLVLGSGLRLADPQHLRFDQPLRATLFGLAVAVAVVCAAIAWYGFGRRPDWRPFAAVAGTEAAGLLALVAATAPVVVPPDLTVRAAASPHGSQLFLLIGVGGCMPVVLTYNIYAWWVFRGKFAQPPATPVAAGPSRPPAATERPAAVVPVAGDGPWAVVVARRVLLTLLAVTVAAVSQDVFGGVRVWIGPVGVVVFAVTALAVWIRSDRHSAAVGEFDLQAAEQ; encoded by the coding sequence ATGCTTGAGTACGCGTCATACGCCCTGGTCCTGCTCGCGCTCGGCGCCTACGTCCTGCTCGACGGCTACGACCTCGGTATCGGCATCCTGAGCCTGCTCGACCGCAGCGACCAGCGGCGCAAGGAGTACAGCGAGCTGATCGCGACCGCCTGGGACGCCAACGAGAGCTGGATCATCCTGGCGGGTGTCGTGCTGTGGGCGGGTCTGCCCGGTGTCTACGCCACCGTGCTGCCCGGCGTCTACCTGCCGCTCATCGTCATGCTGCTCGCCATCGTGCTGCGCGGCACGGCCATCGAGCTACAGAGCGCCGCCTCCGGTTACCGGCATGGCTGGGGCCTTGTCTTCGGGCTCGCATCACTGGTGGCCACGTTGTGCCAGGGCCTTGTGATCGGGGCCGTACTGTCCGGACTGCCTCACCGCGGCGGGGTGTTCACCGGGGGCACCTGGGATTGGCTGACGCCCTACAGCGTGCTGTGCGCCCTGGGCCTTGTGACGGTCTATCTGCTGGCGGGTGCCGCATGGCTGCAGGACAAGACCACAGGGACCGCCCACGCGCGGGCGGGCCGACTCGGCCGACCGCTGATCCTGGCGGTCGCGGTGGCCGGCCTCGTCCTGGGATCCGGGCTCCGGCTCGCCGATCCGCAGCACCTGCGCTTCGACCAGCCGCTCCGTGCAACCCTGTTCGGCCTCGCGGTGGCGGTGGCCGTGGTGTGCGCGGCGATCGCCTGGTACGGCTTCGGCCGCCGGCCCGACTGGCGTCCGTTCGCCGCCGTGGCCGGTACGGAGGCAGCGGGCCTGCTCGCGCTCGTCGCCGCCACCGCGCCCGTCGTCGTCCCACCCGACCTGACCGTGCGCGCGGCCGCCAGTCCGCACGGGTCGCAGCTGTTCCTGCTCATCGGGGTGGGCGGGTGCATGCCGGTCGTCCTGACCTACAACATCTACGCGTGGTGGGTCTTCCGCGGGAAGTTCGCCCAGCCACCGGCCACCCCCGTCGCGGCCGGCCCGTCCCGTCCCCCGGCTGCCACAGAGCGGCCCGCGGCTGTGGTCCCGGTCGCGGGCGACGGTCCGTGGGCGGTCGTTGTCGCCCGGCGCGTGCTCCTGACCCTTCTGGCCGTCACGGTGGCCGCCGTCTCGCAGGACGTCTTCGGTGGCGTGCGGGTGTGGATCGGCCCGGTCGGTGTCGTTGTGTTCGCGGTGACTGCGCTGGCCGTGTGGATACGGTCCGACCGCCACTCGGCGGCCGTCGGCGAGTTCGACCTCCAGGCAGCCGAACAGTGA
- a CDS encoding cytochrome ubiquinol oxidase subunit I yields MASPAVVEISRWQFAITAVFHMSFPALTVGLSVFLAVMYTVHLRTGNPLYLQIFRFWKKIFAVGFGLGVVAGTVMTFEFGLNWGRYAHAVGPILGVTIGMEVITAFFLEAGFIGIMLYGDGRVRPRTMAFACWMLVVGTLLSTTWILSANSWMQDPAGFTEVDGQFRASNWWHVLFNPAFAYRYPHILLAVLISASWFIGGIAAWYLVKQRALPFARRTLSVALGVLAILMPVQLYVGDATAAFMGVHQPAKLEAFEGNWKTDNNGYNLLVVPDTDKGENRFHVEIPHLGAVIGKDLSGEAHVPGLLQTPTNDRPNMWSAFYGFRAMYFTALAMFGMAFAGVVLRLRGRLYTARRFHRLMVWMAPAGVVAISGGWITAETGRQPWVVYGLIRTSDAVSHLSLGAAIAGLTGFVAVYALLLGLWIRYIVRTVRTGPEHLTADAGAGVHPSEISHA; encoded by the coding sequence ATGGCATCGCCCGCAGTGGTGGAGATCTCACGATGGCAGTTCGCCATCACCGCCGTCTTTCACATGAGCTTTCCCGCACTGACCGTCGGGCTCTCCGTCTTCCTGGCCGTGATGTACACGGTCCACCTCAGGACCGGGAATCCGCTGTACCTCCAGATATTCCGTTTCTGGAAGAAGATATTCGCGGTCGGATTCGGTCTCGGCGTGGTCGCCGGCACCGTCATGACGTTCGAGTTCGGCCTCAACTGGGGAAGATACGCCCACGCGGTCGGCCCGATCCTCGGTGTCACGATCGGAATGGAGGTCATCACGGCCTTCTTCCTGGAGGCCGGGTTCATCGGCATCATGCTGTACGGCGACGGCCGGGTACGTCCCCGGACCATGGCGTTCGCCTGCTGGATGCTCGTCGTCGGCACCCTGCTGTCCACGACCTGGATCCTGTCCGCCAACAGCTGGATGCAGGACCCCGCCGGCTTCACCGAGGTCGACGGCCAGTTCCGGGCGAGCAACTGGTGGCACGTGCTGTTCAACCCGGCGTTCGCCTACCGGTATCCGCACATCCTGCTCGCGGTGCTGATCAGCGCCAGTTGGTTCATCGGCGGGATCGCCGCCTGGTACCTGGTCAAGCAGCGAGCGCTGCCCTTCGCACGCCGCACCCTGTCCGTCGCCCTGGGAGTACTGGCGATCCTGATGCCCGTACAGCTGTACGTGGGCGACGCCACCGCCGCGTTCATGGGTGTCCACCAGCCCGCGAAACTGGAGGCCTTCGAAGGCAACTGGAAGACCGACAACAACGGCTACAACCTGCTCGTCGTGCCCGACACGGACAAGGGCGAGAACAGGTTCCACGTCGAGATACCGCACCTGGGCGCCGTCATCGGCAAGGACCTCTCCGGAGAGGCACACGTTCCAGGACTGCTGCAAACACCCACGAACGACCGCCCCAACATGTGGTCCGCCTTCTACGGCTTCCGGGCGATGTACTTCACCGCCCTGGCGATGTTCGGTATGGCCTTCGCAGGAGTGGTCTTGCGGCTGCGCGGAAGGCTGTACACCGCCCGAAGGTTCCATCGGCTGATGGTCTGGATGGCTCCCGCCGGTGTCGTGGCCATCAGCGGTGGCTGGATCACCGCGGAGACCGGCCGGCAGCCCTGGGTCGTCTACGGCCTGATCCGCACCAGCGACGCCGTCTCCCACCTCTCCCTCGGCGCGGCGATCGCCGGCCTCACCGGCTTCGTCGCCGTCTACGCGCTGCTGCTCGGGCTGTGGATCCGCTACATCGTCCGCACGGTGCGGACCGGCCCCGAACACCTGACGGCCGACGCCGGCGCCGGCGTCCATCCCTCGGAGATCAGCCATGCTTGA
- a CDS encoding MFS transporter: MSAAPSPKDRPRPDSAWAPFAARVFRALWIAQLVSNIGSWMQTVGAQWLLVGHNAALVTLVQTASSLPVVLLALPSGVLADRYDRRRVLLAAQFAMLGVSTGLTVLAFADDLSPGLLLGLTFLLGCGTALMGPAWQAIQPELVERSQLGQAAALGAVNMNLARALGPALGGAVVAAAGAGWVFAFNAASYLGIAGVLTLWRRPSPQAPAGQSEKLLTALHAGRRYVWYAPGVRRVLLRTVLFIPGGGALWSLLPLVASRSLGLGSGGYGLLLGAVGVGAVGGAFVLPLVRRALGANGTLAAGAVVFAGVLAVLATTRIPWLAAVVLLPAGLAWIGVLSTLNTALQTRLPGWVRARGLAVYLLVFQGGQALAAPVWGALADGLGLTVSLLGGGGLLLAGAVSVRRWPLHDADAIDPTPSDHWPVPPLVFEPGPADGPVLVSVTYRVAPANRAAFTDCMDHVARSRRRTGALTWGLYQDGNDRERFIENYLVASWSEHLAQHHGRLTATDRRYEERARRLLVTDTAPEVTHAFDAAAGPVVPETEETADAMDTSG, from the coding sequence ATGAGCGCTGCACCGTCACCGAAAGACCGCCCACGGCCCGATTCGGCCTGGGCCCCGTTCGCGGCGCGTGTCTTCCGCGCGCTGTGGATCGCGCAGCTCGTCTCCAACATCGGCAGCTGGATGCAGACCGTGGGCGCACAGTGGCTGCTGGTCGGGCACAACGCCGCGCTCGTGACGCTCGTTCAGACCGCCTCCAGCCTCCCCGTCGTACTGCTGGCCCTGCCCTCGGGCGTCCTGGCCGACCGGTACGACCGTCGCAGGGTGCTGCTGGCCGCGCAGTTCGCCATGCTCGGCGTCTCCACCGGGCTGACGGTGCTCGCGTTCGCGGATGACCTCAGCCCAGGGCTTCTGCTCGGCCTCACCTTCCTGCTGGGATGCGGCACCGCTCTGATGGGGCCCGCCTGGCAGGCGATCCAGCCGGAACTCGTGGAGCGCAGCCAGTTGGGACAGGCGGCCGCGCTCGGTGCCGTGAACATGAACCTGGCCCGCGCCCTCGGCCCCGCCCTCGGCGGAGCGGTGGTCGCGGCAGCGGGCGCGGGCTGGGTCTTCGCCTTCAACGCCGCGTCCTACCTCGGGATCGCCGGCGTTCTCACGCTCTGGAGGCGACCGTCGCCCCAGGCGCCCGCAGGCCAGAGCGAGAAGCTCCTGACGGCCCTGCACGCGGGCCGCCGCTATGTGTGGTATGCGCCCGGAGTCCGTCGAGTCCTGTTGCGTACGGTGCTGTTCATACCCGGCGGCGGCGCGCTGTGGTCGCTGCTTCCTCTGGTCGCGAGCCGTTCGCTGGGCCTGGGTTCGGGAGGGTACGGGCTGCTGCTCGGCGCGGTCGGTGTCGGTGCCGTCGGCGGGGCCTTCGTGCTGCCCCTGGTCCGCCGCGCGCTCGGCGCCAACGGCACGCTCGCCGCGGGCGCCGTCGTCTTCGCCGGAGTACTGGCCGTACTGGCGACGACTCGGATCCCCTGGCTCGCGGCGGTCGTGCTGCTGCCCGCTGGATTGGCCTGGATCGGCGTGCTGTCCACCCTCAACACAGCCCTCCAGACGAGGCTGCCCGGCTGGGTCAGAGCCCGTGGACTCGCCGTCTATCTCCTGGTCTTCCAGGGCGGGCAGGCCCTGGCGGCACCTGTCTGGGGAGCTCTGGCCGACGGACTCGGGCTGACCGTCTCCCTGCTGGGCGGCGGCGGGCTGCTCCTGGCCGGTGCGGTGAGCGTGCGCCGCTGGCCCCTGCATGACGCGGACGCCATCGACCCGACGCCGTCCGACCACTGGCCCGTTCCGCCGCTGGTGTTCGAGCCTGGCCCGGCCGACGGCCCCGTGCTGGTCTCCGTGACCTACCGGGTCGCCCCCGCCAACCGGGCCGCCTTCACCGACTGCATGGATCACGTGGCCCGTTCACGGCGGCGCACGGGAGCCCTCACCTGGGGGCTCTACCAGGACGGCAACGACCGGGAGCGGTTCATCGAGAACTACCTGGTCGCCTCGTGGTCGGAGCATCTCGCCCAGCACCACGGCCGGCTCACGGCCACCGACCGCCGTTACGAGGAGCGGGCCCGCCGCCTGCTGGTGACGGACACCGCCCCGGAGGTGACCCACGCATTCGACGCCGCCGCGGGTCCTGTGGTGCCGGAGACGGAGGAGACGGCCGATGCGATGGACACGTCGGGGTGA
- a CDS encoding SsgA family sporulation/cell division regulator, which translates to MVTVLVSVHDELPAPLPAELHYDMSDPYAVRLSLGAPAARPVHWVFARSLFTEGLRRPTGTGDVLVIPRHRCHPNSVRVVLRSAGGAALIDIAESAVTAFVQRTVSLVPPGTESLHIDIDRALAELTGRRD; encoded by the coding sequence ATGGTGACCGTGCTCGTCAGTGTCCATGACGAGCTGCCGGCCCCGCTGCCTGCGGAGCTGCACTACGACATGTCCGACCCCTACGCCGTCCGACTCTCCCTCGGCGCACCCGCGGCCAGACCCGTGCACTGGGTGTTCGCCCGCTCACTGTTCACGGAGGGCCTGCGCCGGCCTACCGGTACCGGGGACGTGCTGGTGATTCCCCGTCACCGTTGCCACCCGAACTCCGTGCGTGTCGTCCTGCGGTCCGCCGGCGGCGCAGCCCTGATCGACATCGCGGAGTCAGCGGTCACCGCGTTCGTGCAGCGGACGGTCTCGCTCGTGCCCCCGGGCACGGAGAGCCTTCACATCGACATCGACCGTGCCCTCGCCGAGCTCACCGGCAGGCGGGACTGA